Proteins encoded in a region of the Rhizobium etli CFN 42 genome:
- a CDS encoding ABC transporter permease, protein MLLNFDRLGWWKYVLLAITLLTAAFLLLPIVFIAALSFGSSQWLIFPPPGWTLQWYSELFADPRWVESALTSFKIAVIVTILSVLLGLVTSFGLVRGSFMFRDALKALFLTPMILPVVVLAVALYAFFLRIGLGGTLTGFVISHLVLALPFSILSISSALEGFDKSIEDAAVLCGASPLEAKIRVTLPAISHGLFSAAVFSFLTSWDEVVVAIFMSSPTLQTLPVKVWATLRQDLTPVVAAASTLLILLTIILMALVAVVRKVLKQ, encoded by the coding sequence ATGTTGCTCAATTTCGACCGTCTCGGCTGGTGGAAATATGTCCTGCTGGCGATCACGCTTCTGACCGCAGCCTTTCTGCTGCTGCCGATCGTCTTCATCGCGGCCCTGTCCTTCGGCTCCTCGCAATGGCTGATCTTTCCGCCGCCTGGCTGGACGCTTCAATGGTACAGCGAGCTTTTTGCCGATCCGCGTTGGGTGGAATCGGCTTTGACGAGCTTCAAGATCGCGGTCATCGTCACCATCCTGTCGGTGCTGCTCGGGCTGGTGACGTCCTTCGGGCTGGTGCGCGGTTCGTTCATGTTCCGCGATGCGCTGAAAGCGTTGTTCCTGACCCCGATGATCCTGCCGGTCGTGGTTCTCGCGGTTGCCCTCTACGCCTTCTTTCTCAGGATCGGCCTTGGCGGCACCCTGACGGGCTTCGTCATTTCGCACCTCGTGCTGGCGCTGCCCTTCTCGATCCTCTCCATATCCAGTGCGCTGGAGGGCTTCGACAAGTCGATCGAGGATGCGGCCGTGCTGTGCGGCGCCTCGCCTTTGGAAGCGAAGATCAGGGTCACGCTTCCGGCGATCAGCCATGGGCTGTTTTCGGCCGCTGTCTTTTCGTTCCTGACCTCCTGGGACGAGGTGGTGGTGGCGATCTTCATGTCCAGCCCGACCCTGCAGACGCTGCCGGTAAAGGTGTGGGCGACGCTGCGGCAGGACCTGACGCCCGTTGTCGCTGCAGCATCGACCCTTCTCATCCTGTTGACGATCATCTTGATGGCGCTGGTTGCCGTCGTGCGTAAGGTACTGAAACAATGA
- a CDS encoding amino acid synthesis family protein gives MAIQIRKTGLQIETTLIEGGKAAAVPLKLFSAFAVVKNPWAGRGFVEDLKPEIHAGAPLLGELLTKMIIDAVGSGDAVEAYGKAAVVGLDGEIEHASALIHTLRFGNFYRHAVGAKSYLAFCNTRGPANAPIMIPLMDKDDEGRRSHYLTIQTSIPDAPAADEIVVALGASVGGRPHHRIGDRYQDLKDLGQDVANPAGV, from the coding sequence ATGGCCATTCAAATTCGCAAGACGGGACTGCAGATCGAAACGACGCTGATCGAGGGCGGCAAGGCCGCGGCGGTGCCGCTAAAACTGTTTTCCGCTTTCGCGGTCGTGAAGAACCCCTGGGCGGGCCGCGGCTTTGTTGAAGACCTCAAGCCGGAAATCCATGCGGGCGCTCCGCTTCTCGGTGAGTTGCTGACCAAGATGATCATCGATGCGGTCGGTTCCGGCGATGCGGTCGAAGCCTATGGCAAGGCCGCCGTCGTGGGCCTGGATGGTGAGATCGAACATGCCTCCGCGCTCATCCACACGCTGCGTTTCGGCAATTTTTACCGCCATGCCGTCGGCGCCAAGTCCTATCTCGCCTTCTGCAACACCCGCGGTCCTGCCAATGCGCCGATCATGATCCCGCTGATGGATAAGGACGACGAAGGCCGCCGGTCGCACTATCTCACCATCCAGACCTCGATCCCCGACGCGCCTGCCGCTGACGAGATCGTCGTCGCCCTTGGCGCTTCAGTGGGCGGGCGTCCGCATCACCGCATTGGCGACCGCTATCAGGATCTGAAAGATCTTGGGCAGGACGTGGCCAACCCTGCGGGCGTTTGA
- a CDS encoding aldehyde dehydrogenase, with protein sequence MRRFQHYIDGEFSDGEASYPSIDPATGAAWAEMPEAREGDVDRAVNAAEKALYEGPWAKMTATQRGKLLYKLADLVAANAQVLAELETRDTGKIIRETSAQIAYVAEYYRYYAGISDKIEGSYLPIDKPDMDVWLRREPIGVVAMVVPWNSQLFLSAVKIGPALAAGCTMVVKASEDGPAPLLEFARLVHEAGFPAGVVNIITGFGPSCGAALGRHPKVAHVAFTGGPETARHVVRNSAENLASTSLELGGKSPFIVFADADLESAANAQVAGIFAATGQSCVAGSRLIVERSVKDRFVALLRQKAAAIRIGAPLDMATEVGPLATKRQQDNIGVLIERSIESGARLVTGGRKIDGEGYYFPPTILDCDDVASPSLIEEFFGPVLSVVSFETEAEALKLANDTRYGLASGIFTQNLTRAHRLMKAIRAGIVWVNTYRAVSPIAPFGGFGLSGHGREGGMAAALDYTRTKTIWLRTSDDPIPDPFVMR encoded by the coding sequence ATGCGGCGTTTCCAGCATTACATCGATGGCGAATTCTCGGATGGCGAAGCTTCCTACCCGAGCATCGATCCGGCGACCGGCGCAGCCTGGGCGGAGATGCCGGAAGCGCGCGAAGGTGATGTCGACCGGGCCGTGAATGCTGCCGAGAAGGCGCTCTACGAGGGTCCCTGGGCGAAGATGACGGCCACGCAGCGAGGCAAGCTGCTCTATAAGCTCGCCGATCTCGTTGCCGCCAACGCGCAGGTGCTCGCCGAGCTCGAGACCCGCGACACCGGCAAGATTATCCGCGAGACATCGGCGCAGATCGCCTATGTCGCGGAATATTACCGCTATTATGCCGGCATATCAGATAAGATCGAAGGCTCCTACCTGCCAATCGACAAGCCTGACATGGATGTCTGGCTTCGCCGCGAGCCGATCGGCGTCGTCGCCATGGTCGTGCCATGGAACAGCCAGCTCTTTCTGTCAGCGGTCAAGATCGGCCCGGCGCTCGCCGCCGGCTGCACGATGGTGGTGAAGGCCTCGGAAGATGGGCCGGCGCCGCTTCTCGAATTTGCGCGTCTCGTGCATGAGGCAGGCTTTCCCGCCGGCGTCGTCAACATCATCACCGGGTTCGGCCCCTCCTGCGGGGCGGCCCTCGGCCGTCACCCGAAGGTCGCCCATGTCGCCTTCACCGGCGGCCCGGAAACCGCCCGGCACGTCGTGCGCAACTCGGCCGAAAACCTCGCTTCCACCTCGCTTGAACTCGGCGGCAAGTCGCCCTTCATCGTCTTTGCCGACGCCGATCTCGAAAGCGCCGCCAACGCCCAGGTCGCCGGCATCTTCGCCGCGACGGGACAGAGCTGCGTCGCCGGCTCGCGGCTGATCGTCGAGCGCAGCGTCAAGGACAGGTTCGTCGCGCTGCTGCGGCAGAAGGCGGCAGCAATCCGGATCGGCGCGCCGCTCGACATGGCGACCGAAGTCGGCCCGCTTGCCACCAAGCGCCAGCAGGACAATATCGGCGTTCTTATCGAGAGATCGATCGAAAGCGGCGCCCGCCTCGTCACCGGGGGACGCAAGATCGACGGCGAAGGCTATTATTTCCCGCCGACGATCCTCGATTGCGACGATGTCGCTTCGCCCTCGCTGATCGAGGAATTCTTCGGGCCGGTCCTCTCCGTCGTCTCCTTCGAGACCGAGGCCGAGGCGCTGAAGCTGGCCAACGATACCCGCTACGGCCTGGCTTCCGGCATTTTCACGCAGAACCTCACCCGTGCGCACCGGCTGATGAAGGCCATCCGCGCCGGGATCGTCTGGGTCAACACCTACCGCGCCGTATCGCCGATCGCGCCCTTCGGCGGCTTCGGCCTGTCGGGCCACGGCAGGGAAGGCGGCATGGCCGCGGCGCTCGATTATACCCGTACCAAGACGATCTGGCTGAGGACCTCCGACGATCCGATCCCCGATCCCTTCGTGATGAGGTGA
- a CDS encoding ABC transporter permease, translating to MSTYSDASGAIMPLPKIRRATGFGGVVPALAFVGIFFVAPVAILLLRSVLEPVPGLGNYAQLIGSATYLKIFANTFIVSGFVTAISLAIGFPVAWALAIMPGRLSSVIFAILLLSMWTNLLARTYAWMVLLQRTGLINKMLMGMGLIDQPLALVNNLTGVTIGMTYIMLPFIILPLYGVIKKIDPSTLQAAALCGANRWQCLTRVLLPLAMPGMAAGALMVFVMSLGYFVTPSLLGGTANMMLAELIAQFVQSLVNWGMGGAAALVLLVVTLSLYAVQLRFFGNQNPGRR from the coding sequence ATGTCGACGTATAGCGACGCCTCCGGCGCAATCATGCCTCTGCCAAAGATACGCAGGGCAACAGGTTTTGGCGGGGTCGTTCCGGCTCTTGCCTTTGTGGGCATCTTCTTTGTCGCGCCGGTGGCGATACTGCTGCTGCGCAGCGTCCTGGAGCCCGTTCCGGGCCTTGGAAATTATGCCCAGCTGATCGGCTCTGCCACCTATCTCAAGATTTTCGCCAATACTTTCATCGTCTCAGGCTTCGTCACCGCGATTTCGCTGGCGATCGGATTTCCCGTCGCCTGGGCGCTGGCGATCATGCCCGGTCGGCTGAGCTCGGTGATCTTTGCGATTCTGCTGCTGTCGATGTGGACCAACCTGCTGGCCCGCACCTATGCCTGGATGGTGCTGCTGCAACGGACCGGACTCATCAACAAGATGCTGATGGGAATGGGTCTGATCGATCAGCCGCTGGCGCTCGTCAACAATCTGACCGGTGTCACGATCGGCATGACCTACATCATGCTGCCCTTCATCATCCTGCCGCTCTACGGCGTGATCAAGAAGATCGATCCGTCGACGTTGCAGGCGGCCGCCCTTTGCGGCGCCAACCGCTGGCAGTGCCTGACGCGTGTTCTGCTGCCGCTGGCCATGCCCGGCATGGCGGCCGGCGCCCTGATGGTCTTCGTGATGTCGCTCGGCTATTTCGTCACGCCCTCGCTTCTTGGCGGCACCGCCAACATGATGCTGGCAGAACTGATCGCGCAGTTCGTGCAGTCGCTGGTCAACTGGGGAATGGGCGGCGCGGCGGCGCTGGTGCTCCTGGTGGTGACGCTCTCGCTTTATGCTGTGCAGCTGCGTTTCTTCGGCAACCAGAATCCGGGAAGGCGTTGA
- a CDS encoding LLM class flavin-dependent oxidoreductase: MKFSLFVHMERLDASQSHKSLYDEFVALCEIADKGGMHAIWTGEHHGMDFTIAPNPFVTIADLARRTSRARLGTGTVIAPFWHPIKLAGEAAMTDIICDGRLDIGIARGAYSFEYERLLPGLDAWGAGQRMRELIPAVKGIWAGDYAHDGEFFKFPATTSAPKPLQQPNPPIWVAARDPNSHEFAVANGCNVQVTPLWQGDDEVQSLMDRFNDACAKNPDVERPKIMLLRHTYVGSSEDDVAQAAHELSVYYNYFFAWFKNEKPVTQGLIERIPDEQIRANAMLSDQVMRTNNVVGDAETVIDRLKAYEALGYDEYSFWIDTGMSFERKKASLERFIAEVMPAFQE; encoded by the coding sequence ATGAAGTTCTCCCTCTTCGTCCATATGGAACGCCTCGACGCCAGCCAGAGCCATAAAAGCCTCTACGACGAATTTGTTGCGCTCTGCGAGATCGCCGACAAGGGCGGCATGCATGCGATCTGGACGGGCGAGCATCATGGCATGGATTTCACCATCGCGCCCAACCCGTTCGTCACCATTGCCGATCTCGCGCGCCGCACTTCGCGAGCAAGGCTCGGGACGGGGACGGTGATCGCTCCCTTCTGGCATCCGATCAAGCTCGCCGGCGAAGCGGCCATGACCGACATTATCTGCGACGGAAGGCTCGATATCGGCATTGCCCGCGGCGCCTATTCCTTCGAATACGAGCGCCTGCTGCCGGGTCTCGATGCCTGGGGTGCCGGCCAGCGCATGCGCGAGCTCATCCCGGCGGTCAAGGGCATATGGGCTGGCGACTACGCCCATGACGGCGAGTTTTTCAAATTTCCCGCGACAACCTCGGCGCCGAAGCCGCTGCAGCAGCCGAACCCGCCGATCTGGGTTGCCGCGCGCGACCCGAACTCGCACGAATTTGCCGTCGCCAACGGCTGCAACGTTCAGGTCACGCCGCTCTGGCAGGGCGATGACGAGGTCCAGTCGCTGATGGACCGCTTCAACGATGCCTGCGCCAAGAACCCCGATGTTGAACGGCCGAAGATCATGCTGCTGCGCCACACCTATGTCGGCTCCTCCGAAGACGACGTCGCCCAGGCGGCCCATGAACTCAGCGTCTACTACAACTACTTCTTCGCCTGGTTCAAGAATGAGAAGCCGGTGACCCAGGGCCTGATCGAACGGATTCCGGACGAGCAGATCCGAGCCAACGCCATGCTGTCGGATCAGGTCATGCGCACCAACAATGTCGTGGGAGACGCCGAGACCGTCATCGACCGGCTCAAAGCCTATGAAGCCCTCGGCTATGACGAATATTCCTTCTGGATCGACACCGGCATGAGTTTCGAGCGCAAGAAGGCGTCGCTCGAACGCTTCATCGCCGAGGTCATGCCGGCATTTCAGGAGTAG
- a CDS encoding ABC transporter substrate-binding protein: protein MKTTFAFAAVAAFMAVSAPAHADSMVFSSWGGTTQDAQKAAWASPFTEKTGITVVQDGPTDYGKLKAMVEAGEVNWDVVDVEGDYAAQAGKNGQLEKLDFSVIDKSKLDPRFVTDYSVGSFYYSFVIGCNADAVKACPKTWADLFDTAKFPGKRTFYKWSAPGVIEAALLADGVPADKLYPLDLDRAFKKLDTIKSDIIWWSGGAQSQQLLASAEAPFGSVWNGRMTALAATGIKVETSWEQNITAADALVVPKGAPNAEAAMKFIALATSAEPQAALAKATGYAPINIDSAKLMDPETAKTLPDQQTASQVNADMNYWAENRDAIGEKWYAWQAK, encoded by the coding sequence ATGAAAACGACATTTGCTTTCGCGGCGGTTGCCGCATTTATGGCGGTCTCCGCGCCGGCGCACGCTGACAGCATGGTCTTCTCGAGCTGGGGCGGAACGACCCAGGATGCGCAGAAGGCGGCGTGGGCGAGCCCCTTCACCGAAAAGACCGGCATCACCGTCGTGCAGGACGGCCCGACCGACTACGGCAAGCTCAAGGCCATGGTCGAGGCCGGCGAAGTCAACTGGGATGTCGTCGACGTCGAAGGCGACTATGCCGCCCAGGCCGGCAAGAACGGCCAGCTCGAGAAGCTCGACTTTTCCGTCATCGACAAGTCGAAGCTCGATCCGCGATTCGTCACCGATTATTCGGTCGGCAGCTTCTATTATTCCTTCGTCATCGGCTGCAATGCCGATGCCGTCAAAGCCTGCCCGAAGACGTGGGCCGACCTGTTCGACACCGCGAAATTCCCCGGCAAGCGCACCTTCTACAAGTGGTCGGCTCCCGGCGTGATCGAAGCGGCGCTGCTTGCCGACGGTGTGCCTGCCGACAAGCTTTATCCGCTCGATCTCGACCGCGCCTTCAAGAAGCTCGATACGATCAAATCCGATATTATCTGGTGGTCGGGCGGCGCCCAGTCGCAGCAGTTGCTGGCCTCCGCCGAAGCGCCTTTCGGCAGCGTCTGGAACGGCCGTATGACGGCGCTTGCGGCGACCGGCATCAAGGTGGAAACCTCCTGGGAGCAGAACATCACCGCCGCCGATGCGCTCGTCGTGCCGAAGGGCGCGCCGAATGCCGAGGCTGCCATGAAGTTCATCGCGCTGGCAACCTCGGCCGAACCGCAGGCTGCCCTTGCAAAGGCTACGGGATATGCGCCCATCAATATTGACTCGGCCAAGCTGATGGACCCGGAGACGGCCAAGACCCTGCCGGACCAGCAGACGGCAAGCCAGGTGAATGCCGATATGAATTATTGGGCAGAGAACCGCGATGCCATCGGCGAGAAGTGGTACGCCTGGCAGGCGAAATAA
- a CDS encoding alpha/beta fold hydrolase, with translation MLTAGSISGAAAAKGAGDLPRKKTPGGTAYHEAGSGEPLVLIHGVGMRLEAWAPQIAFLSAGHRVIAVDMPGHGESAKLPAGSRLEEFVAWFGRFLDEMAIDRLNVAGHSMGALVSGGAAATLGERISRVAYLNGVYRRDPQAKAAVLARAAAIPLTGVDKEGPLARWFGDDADSVVARELTREWLSRVDPDGYAVAYAAFAGGDETYADRWKDVAGPALFLTGSDDPNSTPLMAEQMAALAPKGWVRIVEGHRHMVNLTAPDIVNSLLAEWLSFGEDER, from the coding sequence ATGCTGACAGCCGGATCGATCTCGGGCGCCGCTGCAGCGAAGGGCGCCGGTGACTTGCCGCGAAAGAAGACGCCAGGCGGAACGGCCTATCACGAGGCCGGCAGCGGCGAGCCGCTGGTTCTCATCCATGGCGTCGGCATGCGACTCGAGGCCTGGGCGCCGCAGATCGCGTTCCTGTCGGCCGGCCATCGCGTCATTGCCGTCGACATGCCGGGGCATGGCGAGAGCGCAAAGCTGCCTGCGGGCAGCCGCCTCGAGGAGTTTGTCGCCTGGTTCGGGCGCTTTCTCGACGAAATGGCGATCGACAGGTTGAATGTTGCCGGCCACTCGATGGGTGCGCTGGTATCCGGAGGAGCGGCTGCGACGCTCGGCGAACGGATCAGCCGTGTCGCGTACCTCAACGGTGTCTACAGGCGCGATCCGCAAGCAAAGGCTGCTGTGCTCGCGCGGGCTGCGGCCATTCCGCTGACGGGCGTCGACAAGGAAGGGCCGCTGGCGCGCTGGTTCGGCGATGATGCAGACAGCGTCGTTGCGCGGGAACTGACGCGAGAATGGCTCAGTCGCGTCGATCCGGACGGCTATGCGGTTGCTTATGCCGCTTTTGCCGGCGGAGACGAGACCTATGCCGATCGCTGGAAAGACGTGGCTGGTCCGGCCCTGTTCCTGACGGGGTCCGACGATCCCAACTCGACACCTTTGATGGCAGAGCAGATGGCGGCGCTCGCGCCGAAGGGCTGGGTCCGCATCGTCGAAGGCCATCGTCACATGGTGAACCTGACCGCGCCTGATATCGTCAATTCGCTGCTCGCCGAGTGGCTGTCGTTCGGGGAGGATGAACGATGA
- a CDS encoding flavin reductase family protein: MTIQTVDPRALRDAFGAFPTGVTVVTACDGEGHPIGFTANSFTSVSLNPPLLLVCLAKTSRNFAIMTGAPHFAINVLSETQKDVSNTFARPVEDRFAVVEWAKGSAGCPIFSNVAAWFECAMEEVIEAGDHVILIGRIESFDNSGRNGLGYARGGYFTPTLASKAVSAAAEGNIELAAVVERRGEVLLLGEDVLSLPSIDAHDGNPTEALEQYLETLTGLKISIGFLYSVYEGKSDGKQHIVYHAVAGDGEPAGGRFVKPDALAAAKFKTSSTADIVNRFAMESSIGNFGVYFGDETGGTIHPIPAKGAKA, from the coding sequence ATGACAATCCAGACTGTCGATCCAAGAGCATTGCGCGATGCATTCGGAGCTTTTCCGACCGGCGTGACTGTCGTCACCGCCTGCGACGGGGAGGGGCATCCGATCGGCTTCACCGCGAACTCCTTCACATCCGTCTCGCTCAACCCGCCATTGCTGCTCGTCTGCCTTGCCAAGACCTCGCGTAATTTCGCCATCATGACCGGAGCGCCGCATTTTGCCATCAATGTGCTCTCGGAAACGCAGAAGGATGTGTCGAACACTTTTGCGCGGCCGGTCGAAGACCGCTTTGCGGTGGTTGAATGGGCCAAGGGTTCTGCCGGCTGCCCGATCTTCTCGAATGTCGCCGCCTGGTTCGAATGTGCCATGGAAGAGGTCATCGAGGCCGGCGACCATGTCATTCTGATTGGGCGCATCGAGTCCTTCGACAATAGCGGGCGCAACGGTCTCGGCTATGCCCGTGGTGGTTATTTCACGCCGACGCTCGCAAGCAAGGCGGTTTCGGCGGCGGCCGAAGGTAATATCGAACTTGCGGCCGTCGTCGAACGACGCGGCGAGGTTCTGCTGCTGGGCGAGGATGTGCTCTCACTGCCAAGCATCGACGCCCATGACGGCAATCCGACCGAGGCGCTGGAACAATATCTGGAGACGCTCACCGGGCTGAAGATCAGCATCGGCTTCCTCTATTCGGTCTATGAGGGCAAGAGCGATGGCAAGCAGCACATCGTCTATCACGCCGTTGCCGGCGACGGCGAGCCAGCCGGCGGCAGGTTCGTAAAGCCCGACGCCTTGGCTGCGGCAAAATTCAAGACCAGTTCGACCGCCGATATCGTCAATCGCTTTGCGATGGAAAGCTCGATCGGCAATTTCGGTGTCTATTTCGGTGACGAGACCGGCGGCACCATTCATCCCATTCCAGCCAAGGGCGCAAAAGCATGA
- a CDS encoding GntR family transcriptional regulator: MSGALKDAAIRVERPAKTLRELALDKVREAIVNGYFRPGDRLVERDLCAQLGVSRTVVREVLRHLESEGLVANLPNKGPIVAQLDIEEAKQIYEIRGALEGMAARLCAERGSPEIVAALEESLSAIRNSYRDQDMAGVLANTSSFYQTLFTMVDRHVAWGVVNLLTVRINHLRSMTIKTERRGIEGPAQMSKIVDAIRRGDGEGAQRAAMDHVAAASAIAEAVLSAQKPAE, from the coding sequence ATGAGCGGTGCTCTGAAGGACGCAGCAATCAGGGTCGAGCGTCCTGCGAAGACCTTGCGGGAACTGGCGCTCGACAAGGTCCGCGAGGCCATCGTCAACGGATACTTCCGGCCCGGAGACCGGCTTGTCGAGCGCGACCTCTGCGCCCAGCTCGGCGTCAGCCGGACGGTGGTGCGCGAGGTTCTGAGGCATCTGGAATCGGAAGGGCTAGTCGCCAATCTGCCGAACAAGGGACCGATCGTCGCCCAGCTGGATATCGAGGAAGCCAAACAGATCTATGAAATCCGCGGTGCGCTCGAAGGCATGGCGGCGCGGCTCTGCGCTGAACGCGGCAGCCCCGAGATCGTCGCCGCGCTCGAGGAATCCCTGAGCGCAATCCGCAACAGCTATCGCGATCAGGATATGGCGGGTGTGCTCGCCAATACTTCTTCCTTCTATCAAACACTGTTCACCATGGTCGACCGGCATGTCGCCTGGGGCGTCGTCAACCTGCTCACCGTTCGCATCAACCATCTGCGCTCGATGACAATCAAGACGGAGCGGCGCGGCATCGAGGGGCCGGCACAGATGTCGAAGATCGTCGACGCTATCCGCCGCGGCGACGGCGAGGGGGCCCAGCGGGCGGCGATGGATCATGTCGCCGCCGCCAGCGCAATTGCCGAAGCGGTGCTGTCCGCCCAGAAGCCTGCGGAATAA
- a CDS encoding NIPSNAP family protein → MFYEVRTYRLKNGTIPQYLKVVEEEGIEIQKSHLGTLVGYFFSEIGTINEIIHIWAFTSLDDRDARRQRLLADPRWQAFLPKIRDLIEVAENKIMKPASFSPRSEAR, encoded by the coding sequence ATGTTTTACGAAGTCCGCACCTATCGGCTGAAGAACGGCACGATCCCGCAATATCTCAAGGTCGTCGAGGAAGAAGGGATCGAAATCCAGAAGAGCCATCTCGGCACGCTGGTCGGCTACTTCTTCTCCGAGATCGGCACGATCAACGAGATCATCCACATCTGGGCCTTTACGAGCCTGGACGACCGCGACGCGAGACGCCAGCGGCTTCTGGCCGATCCGCGATGGCAGGCCTTCCTGCCCAAGATCCGCGACCTGATCGAGGTGGCGGAAAACAAGATTATGAAGCCGGCAAGCTTCTCTCCCCGGAGCGAGGCGCGCTGA
- a CDS encoding ABC transporter ATP-binding protein, which translates to MSEPFLQIRGIRKEYGPVVAVHDVNLDVRRGEFLTFLGPSGSGKSTTLYILAGFENPTKGDITLEGRTLLVTPSHKRNIGMVFQRYTLFPHLTVGENIAFPLKVRRKAKAEIDSKVKEMLRLVRLEGFEDRKPAQMSGGQQQRVALARALAYDPPVLLMDEPLSALDKKLREEIQHEIRRIHQQTEVTILYVTHDQEEALRLSDRIAVFSKGVIDQIGTGPELYANPKTRFVAEFIGDSDFISCDLVSSSDGQATIALGGGTIFNQIPVHGKGASGARAALMLRPERIRLSRARAAGAGLAATVSDITFLGNNIHVSTETATGEALSVRLPFGHEAIAGLNRGDIVHLDFDPGAAHVFC; encoded by the coding sequence ATGAGCGAACCATTCCTTCAGATCCGCGGAATACGTAAGGAATACGGCCCTGTGGTTGCCGTGCACGACGTCAATCTCGATGTCCGGCGCGGTGAATTCCTGACTTTCCTCGGCCCTTCCGGATCCGGCAAGAGCACGACGCTCTACATCCTGGCCGGCTTTGAAAACCCGACCAAAGGCGACATCACCCTCGAGGGCAGGACGCTGCTCGTCACGCCGTCGCACAAGCGCAATATCGGCATGGTGTTCCAGCGCTACACCCTGTTTCCGCATCTGACGGTGGGTGAAAACATCGCCTTTCCGCTGAAGGTCCGACGCAAGGCGAAGGCCGAGATCGACAGCAAGGTGAAGGAGATGCTGCGCCTCGTCCGGCTCGAAGGCTTCGAGGATCGCAAGCCGGCGCAGATGTCAGGCGGTCAGCAGCAGCGTGTCGCTCTTGCCAGAGCCCTTGCCTATGATCCGCCGGTGCTTCTGATGGACGAGCCGCTGTCGGCGCTCGACAAGAAGCTGCGCGAGGAAATCCAGCATGAAATCCGCCGCATCCACCAGCAGACCGAAGTGACGATCCTTTACGTCACGCACGACCAGGAAGAGGCGCTGCGGCTCTCCGACCGCATTGCCGTCTTTTCCAAGGGCGTCATCGATCAGATCGGAACAGGTCCGGAGCTCTACGCCAATCCCAAGACCCGTTTCGTTGCCGAATTCATCGGCGACAGCGACTTCATTTCATGCGACTTGGTGTCGTCCTCCGATGGACAAGCCACCATTGCGCTCGGCGGCGGAACCATCTTCAATCAGATTCCGGTGCATGGAAAAGGGGCGTCCGGCGCAAGGGCGGCGCTGATGCTGAGGCCGGAGCGCATCCGGCTGTCGCGCGCGAGAGCCGCAGGCGCAGGTCTTGCCGCGACCGTCAGCGACATTACCTTTCTCGGCAACAACATCCACGTCTCCACAGAGACGGCGACAGGCGAGGCGCTTTCCGTTCGCTTGCCGTTCGGTCATGAGGCTATTGCCGGTCTCAACCGTGGAGATATAGTCCATCTCGATTTCGATCCCGGCGCCGCTCACGTATTCTGTTGA